A stretch of Fulvia fulva chromosome 4, complete sequence DNA encodes these proteins:
- a CDS encoding TBC domain-containing protein, with the protein MAASPTQHPWNIWKHSTSTTDAASRHNNNNNNNNNNTTTTTTITARTPPSPTSPLFHAVIPEDQPPDDIHFEHEFLRALINERKPLPPGSTISCFVNALDSEGRQGLEEAFGVRVPQSAVLSGGRGIRSLSLPVETLKSMATASMESVHETSLPSSPPELSYSKSSKSSSSINSDDDLSDAALSSKHGHFEEVVLEDGERDSGEDCNQPPASRPTLRRAPPRSITTTNDIRTMPRRRSGTSPQARALPNGMRQKYPSLQGAVRGALSDQSLNLPNGRSMQRAATSPISPFMRQHSQRMSSRSPSPNKPYMHSNGSVSPQTLASATPKASYESPKENNGLARRPSWQPSRKSVKELEAEYNDEDEDVPEDAILENVPISPMPGQYSTSLKSPSTTTLRSTTPSPHRRPSYANLHSANIPKQAKRPSARSSYNSPRSPRNGRSPMMPHSATISSFPAEPLSRKHRSKSWTEDLNEEAKQLSQALEEYAGKLSIEKRRSASNTPSRSPPPPSMAKARAKTSIYEIPSATTILPSVPPLQKGNIMIDPLPISKEKEAVLTRTRPSWLPPKCQKEEARHLKEFQQMMARAAEAERKRLLREQEHKETHVETQSSIARIWDQHVLPNWDTVVKEPRTRELWWRGVTPRSRGEVWQKAIGNELELSATSFEAALARAHSLEETIGDMPDEERANSKEAAWFDAITRDVPNVFPELHMYQHGEALHRSLTDVLKAYSMYRSDVGYVYGTHLVAGIVCLLLQPAEAFVLLANMLNRPLPLAFLVHDQVAMARAYELTLSTLKYKYTRLHDHLRNPIVGLRPEEFLDPIFRCLFAYNFSHEHVSRIWDVFVFEGDRALIRAAVAVLGKLESKLYGSREEILKHIGWCNQERWELGNEDEFIAAVREAGKVDGKGEQQQQLQVPRSA; encoded by the coding sequence ATGGCTGCCAGCCCGACACAACACCCCTGGAACATATGGAAACACTCAACTTCCACTACCGACGCTGCATCCAGgcacaacaacaacaacaacaacaacaacaacaacaccaccaccaccaccaccatcACCGCCAGAACACCCCCCTCGCCGACCTCACCCCTCTTCCATGCGGTGATACCCGAAGACCAACCCCCCGACGATATCCATTTCGAACATGAATTCTTACGAGCTTTGATCAACGAGCGGAAGCCACTGCCGCCTGGAAGCACAATCTCTTGTTTTGTGAATGCGTTGGATAGTGAAGGCAGACAAGGGTTGGAAGAGGCTTTTGGTGTCAGAGTGCCGCAGAGTGCGGTGCTGAGTGGTGGGAGAGGCATTCGAAGCCTGAGCTTGCCCGTGGAGACATTGAAGTCGATGGCTACGGCGAGCATGGAGAGCGTGCATGAGACATCGTTACCTTCGTCGCCTCCGGAGTTGAGTTACTCGAAGAGCTCCAAGAGTTCGTCGTCAATCAACTCGGATGACGACTTGTCAGATGCTGCATTGAGTTCGAAGCATGGTCACTTCGAAGAGGTCGTGCTCGAAGATGGAGAGCGGGACTCGGGCGAGGATTGCAACCAACCGCCCGCGAGCAGACCGACACTGAGGAGAGCGCCGCCCAGATCGATAACGACGACGAATGACATTCGGACGATGCCGAGACGAAGGAGCGGGACGTCTCCACAAGCAAGAGCGCTGCCGAACGGCATGAGACAGAAATATCCCAGTCTGCAGGGAGCCGTGCGTGGTGCCCTCAGCGATCAATCGCTCAATCTGCCCAATGGTCGGAGCATGCAACGCGCTGCCACAAGTCCGATATCTCCTTTCATGCGCCAACACTCGCAGCGCATGTCGTCGCGGTCACCTTCGCCAAACAAGCCGTACATGCATTCCAATGGCTCTGTGTCACCTCAGACCCTGGCCAGCGCCACGCCAAAAGCCTCATACGAGTCGCCAAAAGAAAACAACGGCCTTGCTAGGAGACCGTCTTGGCAGCCTTCGCGGAAGTCTGTGAAAGAACTGGAAGCCGAGTACAACGACGAAGACGAAGACGTGCCTGAGGACGCAATTCTCGAGAATGTGCCCATTTCACCCATGCCAGGACAATACAGCACTTCTCTGAAGTCACCTAGTACCACGACGTTGCGCTCAACGACGCCTAGTCCGCACCGCAGACCGTCTTATGCTAATCTCCATTCCGCGAATATCCCGAAACAAGCGAAACGACCATCCGCACGGTCGTCGTACAACTCACCCAGATCGCCGCGAAATGGACGGTCGCCCATGATGCCACATAGCGCGACTATCTCTTCCTTTCCAGCAGAACCGCTCAGCCGTAAGCATAGGAGCAAGTCGTGGACGGAGGATTTGAATGAGGAGGCGAAGCAATTATCACAGGCGCTGGAAGAGTATGCGGGTAAACTGTCGATAGAGAAGAGGCGTTCGGCATCAAACACACCGTCGAGAAGTCCGCCACCACCGAGCATGGCGAAGGCACGAGCGAAGACGAGCATTTACGAGATTCCGTCTGCGACGACGATATTGCCATCTGTGCCTCCACTGCAGAAAGGCAACATCATGATCGATCCTCTACCGATCAGCAAGGAGAAGGAGGCTGTTCTGACGCGGACAAGGCCTTCGTGGCTACCGCCCAAATGTCAGAAAGAGGAAGCGAGACACCTGAAGGAGTTTCAGCAGATGATGGCACGCGCAGCTGAAGCAGAAAGGAAAAGGCTGCTCAGAGAGCAAGAGCACAAGGAAACACATGTTGAGACACAGAGCAGCATAGCACGCATCTGGGACCAACATGTGTTACCGAATTGGGACACCGTTGTGAAAGAGCCTCGAACACGTGAACTCTGGTGGCGAGGAGTAACGCCTCGCAGCAGAGGAGAGGTCTGGCAGAAGGCGATCGGCAATGAACTTGAGCTTTCTGCAACTTCATTCGAAGCAGCACTCGCACGCGCGCACAGCCTGGAAGAGACGATCGGAGACATGCCAGACGAGGAGCGAGCCAACAGCAAAGAAGCAGCCTGGTTCGACGCGATCACAAGAGACGTACCAAACGTCTTCCCCGAGCTTCACATGTACCAGCACGGCGAAGCACTCCACCGATCCCTCACAGACGTCCTAAAGGCCTACTCGATGTACCGCAGCGACGTCGGCTACGTCTACGGGACGCATCTCGTCGCGGGTATCGTGTGCCTCCTGCTCCAACCAGCCGAAGCCTTCGTCCTTCTCGCCAACATGCTCAACCGACCACTCCCTCTCGCCTTCCTCGTCCACGACCAAGTCGCAATGGCACGAGCCTACGAATTAACTCTCAGCACGCTGAAATACAAGTACACCCGCCTCCACGACCACCTCAGGAACCCCATCGTCGGCCTACGACCGGAAGAATTCCTCGATCCGATTTTCCGCTGCCTTTTCGCGTACAACTTCTCGCACGAACATGTCAGCAGGATTTGGGATGTGTTTGTCTTTGAGGGTGACAGGGCTTTGATTCGAGCTGCTGTGGCGGTACTGGGAAAGCTGGAGAGTAAGCTCTATGGTTCGAGGGAGGAGATCTTGAAGCATATTGGGTGGTGTAATCAGGAGAGGTGGGAGCTTGGAAACGAGGATGAGTTTATCGCTGCCGTGAGGGAGGCGGGTAAAGTTGACGGGAAGGGGGAACAACAACAGCAGCTGCAGGTGCCGAGGAGTGCTTAG